Part of the Maridesulfovibrio sp. genome, TCCCTCGTGGGCATCGTAGGTCTGGTGGACCTTCTGCAAATCGCATTCGCCACCACCTCCAACCCCAAATGGTTCGGCAGGCTGGAGGAAGCTTATGTATTCATAGCCTTCTGGTACTGGATTCTTTGCTACGCCCTTTCCAGCTACAGCCAATATCTTGAACGCAAGATGCCTTCCGCAAGTAAATAGAGGAGAAATATAATGACATCCCAGCACACAAATACAGCTACACATCTCGGGGACAGCCCGGTTGTGATCGATATACAGGGACTTAATAAATGGTACGGGCAGTTCCATGTACTGAAAGATATCAACCTTCAGATTCGTCAGCAGGAGAAGGTGGTTATCTGCGGACCGTCCGGTTCTGGTAAGTCAACCCTCATCAGGACTATCAACAGGCTCGAAGAGCATCAGGAAGGTTCCATCGTTGTTGACGGTGCACCGCTGACCAATGATGTGAAGCAGATTGAACGTGTCCGCCGCGAGGTGGGTATGGTTTTCCAGCAGTTCAACCTGTTCCCGCATATGACCATCCTCGATAACGTTATCTCCGGTCCCATTCATGTGCGCAGCATGCCCCGCAAACAGGCTGTTGATCTTGCTCATTCCTATCTCAAGCGTGTGGGTATCGCTGAGCAGGCCAATAAGTTTCCCGGGCAGCTTTCCGGCGGTCAGCAGCAGCGTGTGGCAATTGCCCGCGCCTTGGCCATGCAGCCCAAGATCATGCTTTTTGACGAACCCACCTCGGCCCTTGACCCGGAAATGATTAAGGAAGTTCTCGATGTAATGCGAGAGCTGGCTGAGCAGGGCATGACCATGATCTGCGTAACCCACGAAATGGGTTTTGCCCGTGAAGTGGCCGATACCATGGTTTTCATGGATAAAGGCC contains:
- a CDS encoding amino acid ABC transporter ATP-binding protein; translated protein: MTSQHTNTATHLGDSPVVIDIQGLNKWYGQFHVLKDINLQIRQQEKVVICGPSGSGKSTLIRTINRLEEHQEGSIVVDGAPLTNDVKQIERVRREVGMVFQQFNLFPHMTILDNVISGPIHVRSMPRKQAVDLAHSYLKRVGIAEQANKFPGQLSGGQQQRVAIARALAMQPKIMLFDEPTSALDPEMIKEVLDVMRELAEQGMTMICVTHEMGFAREVADTMVFMDKGQIVEYAPVKEFFTAPKEERSRMFLEQILNH